One part of the Terrimicrobium sacchariphilum genome encodes these proteins:
- a CDS encoding cellulose biosynthesis cyclic di-GMP-binding regulatory protein BcsB — MMRHLHLPQSLLLALAVLVSSIAPMSAQQQAVAAPTVAPAALALPTPGSSVFQRTAPAGAAKLPLPERTTPREETMRLPIRKLIALDSPLMLRNASSIYTIFVPVSARLKFKSCTLNLDFTNSIALLTERSVLRVVVNDVIVAQYRLDRNRPFNSVEMGIPLELLKTGFNRLQFIVAQHYTNQCEDPGAPELFTEINPDTSYLSAVAEWRDVPQRLSYLRWWVDEKLWNPYQFNVCFPGSSQMTDLQLAWGGIVTQGVALALNYQPFRVMTANALRAGMDNIVIGTMTELSGYLTATEIGSVNGSFLAIKALPGDPTHCMIIISGRDEREVSQTALAFGLVNYPLPDSQYAIVDQLTLPQEPAYIRNAPLQMPGIYSFRQLGYKQQTIRGWNAGGYSVPIYMPGDISKDDGANAELRLHFTYGAAFRDDSVFNVFVNGQFQKAIRLRDPNGSMHSDHRLYLPMISFQPGRNVVELTPVMVPLVTGKCQMIQEENLVFTLYDDSLFVFPRALRKCRLPSLGLFSQTAFPYSGSPDGAETALFVAGRDMETVTAAWTLLGKMSQISGALLHRLEVGFKPPGRNIRKNLLVVGARDQIPEDIVARAPVSPLQVGKMRYLVSVSPKPERLATSPIEEFVEKIRGTPSEKAEPEPPKTAEMTMAADMIEDTVAVQFESPTAVGYPITIVTAGSATNLLSGMNALQDRSVWDNLAGDLAVWNSQPDSLAVAKVGPDFIYKSTSVVTRVGTNMQQSPWLFAPILIILILLIALGVRTVLRRRGEKLGAEDNESDA; from the coding sequence ATGATGCGCCACCTCCACCTGCCGCAGAGTCTGCTCCTCGCTCTGGCCGTTCTGGTCAGTTCGATCGCGCCCATGTCCGCGCAGCAGCAAGCTGTCGCCGCTCCCACGGTCGCTCCTGCCGCACTGGCGCTGCCGACTCCGGGATCGTCGGTCTTTCAGCGTACGGCTCCAGCCGGTGCCGCCAAGCTCCCGCTGCCCGAGCGCACGACTCCGCGTGAGGAGACGATGCGCCTGCCCATTCGCAAGCTCATCGCGCTCGACTCGCCCCTCATGCTTCGCAATGCCTCGAGCATCTATACGATCTTTGTCCCCGTCAGCGCTCGACTGAAGTTCAAATCCTGCACGCTGAATCTCGATTTCACCAACTCGATCGCTCTGCTCACCGAGCGTTCCGTCCTCCGCGTGGTGGTGAACGATGTCATCGTCGCCCAGTACCGGCTCGACCGCAACCGGCCCTTCAACTCCGTGGAGATGGGCATCCCGCTGGAACTGCTCAAGACCGGATTCAACCGCCTCCAGTTTATCGTCGCCCAGCACTACACGAACCAGTGCGAAGACCCAGGCGCTCCTGAGCTTTTCACCGAAATCAATCCCGACACCTCTTACCTCTCTGCCGTGGCCGAGTGGCGGGATGTCCCTCAGCGCCTCTCCTATCTCCGCTGGTGGGTGGATGAGAAGCTGTGGAATCCCTACCAGTTCAACGTCTGCTTCCCGGGTTCTAGCCAGATGACTGACCTCCAGCTCGCCTGGGGCGGCATCGTGACCCAGGGCGTCGCACTCGCGCTGAACTATCAGCCCTTCCGCGTCATGACGGCCAATGCCCTGCGTGCTGGCATGGACAATATCGTGATCGGCACGATGACGGAGCTTTCCGGCTATCTCACCGCAACGGAGATTGGATCAGTCAATGGCAGCTTCCTTGCGATCAAGGCCCTGCCGGGTGATCCCACGCATTGCATGATCATCATCAGTGGTCGCGACGAGCGGGAGGTCAGCCAGACCGCGCTGGCCTTTGGTCTGGTGAACTATCCGTTGCCCGACTCGCAGTACGCCATCGTCGATCAGCTCACCCTGCCGCAGGAGCCTGCCTATATCCGCAACGCTCCCTTGCAGATGCCGGGCATATACAGCTTCCGCCAGCTCGGGTACAAGCAGCAGACGATCCGCGGCTGGAACGCAGGCGGCTATTCCGTGCCGATTTACATGCCCGGCGACATCTCCAAGGATGATGGCGCCAATGCCGAACTCCGCCTGCATTTCACCTACGGCGCTGCGTTCCGTGATGACTCGGTTTTCAACGTCTTCGTCAATGGCCAGTTCCAGAAGGCCATCCGCCTGCGTGACCCGAATGGCTCGATGCACTCCGATCATCGCCTGTATCTGCCGATGATCTCCTTCCAGCCTGGGCGCAACGTGGTGGAGCTCACTCCCGTAATGGTGCCGCTCGTGACCGGCAAGTGCCAGATGATCCAGGAGGAGAATCTGGTGTTCACCCTCTACGACGATTCTCTCTTTGTCTTTCCGCGCGCTCTGCGCAAGTGCCGCCTTCCGAGCCTGGGACTCTTCTCCCAGACGGCTTTCCCGTACTCTGGCTCGCCGGACGGTGCGGAAACAGCGCTCTTTGTCGCCGGTCGCGATATGGAGACCGTCACCGCCGCCTGGACGCTTCTCGGCAAGATGTCCCAGATCTCCGGTGCTCTCCTCCATCGCCTCGAGGTCGGCTTCAAGCCCCCGGGCCGCAACATCCGCAAAAACCTCCTCGTAGTCGGCGCTCGCGACCAGATCCCCGAGGATATCGTCGCCCGCGCCCCGGTCTCTCCTTTGCAAGTGGGCAAGATGCGCTACCTCGTGAGCGTCAGCCCCAAGCCGGAGCGTCTCGCTACCTCGCCGATCGAGGAGTTCGTGGAAAAGATCCGCGGCACGCCTTCGGAGAAAGCGGAGCCGGAACCTCCGAAGACCGCCGAGATGACGATGGCTGCCGACATGATCGAGGATACGGTCGCCGTGCAATTTGAGTCGCCCACCGCCGTCGGCTACCCGATCACCATCGTGACAGCGGGCAGCGCTACCAACCTGCTTTCCGGCATGAATGCCCTGCAGGACCGCAGCGTATGGGACAACCTCGCGGGCGACCTCGCGGTTTGGAACTCCCAGCCGGATTCTCTCGCCGTGGCCAAGGTGGGACCCGACTTCATCTACAAGTCGACCTCCGTCGTCACCCGCGTCGGCACCAACATGCAGCAGAGCCCATGGCTCTTTGCCCCGATCCTTATCATTCTCATCCTGCTGATCGCTCTCGGCGTGCGCACTGTGCTGCGGCGTCGCGGTGAGAAGCTCGGAGCGGAAGACAATGAATCCGATGCCTGA
- the bcsA gene encoding UDP-forming cellulose synthase catalytic subunit, with protein MAKKKSQQRGPEDLGQKLLSRIEKSPVTQLVLAALFVAGIIACAASITTKTQIAVAVSAIVVFLALKRFNNIETIRVLYLILAAFLSVDYFYWRTFTTLGFNDLLSFSCAMILYLAELYGFVVYILSIFVNIDPLDRRPIPLSKEADAKPPTVDVMIPSYNEDSELLEVTLLSALQMDYPKDRFHVYLLDDGGTDQRCNSPDPVLAEKAKKRRVELQALCAKVGANYLTREKNVHAKAGNINSALQQTHGDLIMILDADHAPTADFLQNTVGWFIKDPKMFLVQTPHFFINPDPIEKNLQTFTQMPSENEMFYRVIQRGLDYWNAAFFCGSAAVLRRKYIMEIGGISGDTITEDAETALTMHARGYNSAYIAKPMISGLQPETLGGFIGQRVRWAQGMLQIFLLKNPLVLPGLTLPQRLCYFSSGFFWFFAYARLVFLLAPMCFLFFGLKIYNANFVDFAAYCLPHLFAVFMVSDFLFGHVRWSFVSELYELMQSVYTFPAMLKVLMNPRAPTFNVTAKGETLTQDFISPLARPFYLFLLLNLVAIGFGAGRLVWGNIGDRFPTTITMCWAAFNVFILLAAMGALLERRQRRASPRMPANIPARVRVGDKSYVATITDLSISGASIQIDAAYETIFRTDTKADFIVQGNNALSGEPFHFVVRNARSEGSLTNLGVQFQHKDLEELKRKVLLVNGSSDRWISFQTNREKRLGVTRSAFFLMSCGIRFSIEHFAHLMIESNVRQPSPAYHAGGRSSN; from the coding sequence ATGGCGAAAAAGAAATCCCAACAGCGCGGCCCGGAGGACCTCGGACAGAAGCTCCTGAGCCGCATCGAAAAGAGCCCGGTCACCCAGCTCGTGCTGGCGGCTCTCTTCGTCGCCGGGATCATCGCCTGCGCGGCCAGTATCACGACGAAGACCCAGATCGCGGTGGCCGTGTCGGCCATCGTCGTCTTCCTCGCCCTAAAGCGCTTCAACAACATTGAGACGATTCGCGTCCTTTACCTCATCCTCGCGGCGTTTCTCTCGGTTGACTACTTCTACTGGCGGACCTTCACCACTCTGGGATTCAACGATCTGCTGAGCTTCTCGTGCGCGATGATCCTGTATCTCGCCGAGCTCTACGGGTTCGTCGTCTATATCCTCAGTATCTTCGTCAACATCGATCCGCTCGACCGCAGGCCGATCCCGCTTTCCAAGGAGGCCGATGCCAAGCCCCCTACGGTCGACGTGATGATCCCGTCGTACAACGAGGATTCGGAACTCCTTGAGGTCACGCTGCTCTCCGCGCTCCAGATGGATTACCCAAAGGATCGCTTCCATGTTTACCTGCTGGATGATGGCGGTACCGACCAGCGCTGCAACTCGCCCGATCCCGTCCTGGCGGAAAAGGCAAAGAAGCGCCGCGTCGAGCTGCAGGCTCTCTGCGCCAAGGTGGGTGCCAACTATCTCACTCGCGAAAAGAACGTTCACGCCAAGGCTGGTAACATCAACAGCGCACTCCAGCAGACTCATGGCGACCTCATCATGATCCTTGATGCGGACCATGCGCCGACGGCGGACTTTCTGCAAAACACTGTCGGGTGGTTCATCAAGGACCCGAAGATGTTCCTCGTCCAGACGCCGCACTTCTTCATCAATCCCGATCCGATCGAGAAAAATCTCCAGACCTTCACCCAGATGCCGAGTGAGAACGAGATGTTCTACCGCGTCATTCAGCGGGGACTCGATTACTGGAATGCCGCCTTCTTCTGCGGTTCTGCCGCCGTGCTCCGGCGCAAATACATCATGGAGATTGGCGGCATCAGTGGCGACACCATCACTGAGGACGCCGAGACCGCGCTCACCATGCATGCCCGCGGGTACAACAGCGCCTACATCGCCAAGCCCATGATCTCGGGCCTGCAGCCGGAGACGCTCGGCGGCTTCATCGGGCAGCGCGTCCGTTGGGCGCAAGGCATGCTCCAGATCTTCCTCCTGAAGAATCCACTCGTCCTGCCGGGCCTCACGCTGCCGCAGCGACTGTGCTACTTCAGCAGCGGCTTCTTCTGGTTCTTCGCCTACGCGCGTCTCGTCTTCCTGCTCGCGCCGATGTGCTTCCTTTTCTTCGGCCTGAAGATCTACAACGCAAACTTCGTCGACTTCGCCGCGTACTGTCTGCCCCACCTGTTTGCGGTGTTCATGGTCTCCGACTTCCTTTTTGGCCATGTCCGATGGTCCTTCGTCTCCGAGCTCTATGAGCTCATGCAGTCGGTCTACACTTTCCCGGCCATGCTCAAGGTGCTGATGAATCCGCGCGCACCGACCTTCAACGTGACGGCCAAGGGCGAAACGCTTACGCAGGATTTCATCAGCCCTCTGGCCAGGCCGTTTTACCTCTTCCTCCTGCTCAACCTTGTCGCCATCGGCTTTGGTGCTGGCCGGCTCGTCTGGGGCAATATTGGCGACCGCTTTCCGACCACGATCACGATGTGCTGGGCGGCATTCAATGTCTTCATTCTCCTCGCCGCCATGGGCGCGCTCCTCGAGCGAAGACAGCGGCGTGCCTCGCCCCGCATGCCTGCCAATATTCCCGCCCGTGTACGGGTGGGGGACAAGTCGTACGTCGCCACGATCACCGACCTTTCCATCAGCGGCGCAAGCATCCAGATCGATGCTGCCTATGAGACCATCTTCCGCACGGATACCAAGGCCGACTTCATTGTCCAGGGTAACAATGCCCTCTCCGGCGAGCCGTTCCATTTCGTGGTGCGCAATGCCCGTAGCGAGGGTTCGCTGACCAATCTCGGTGTCCAGTTCCAGCACAAGGACCTGGAGGAACTGAAGCGCAAGGTGCTCCTTGTCAATGGAAGCAGCGACCGTTGGATCAGCTTCCAGACAAATCGCGAAAAGCGGCTCGGCGTCACGCGCAGCGCGTTCTTCCTCATGAGCTGCGGCATCCGGTTCTCGATCGAGCACTTCGCCCACCTGATGATTGAATCCAATGTCCGCCAACCCTCGCCCGCCTATCATGCGGGAGGCCGATCTTCGAACTAG
- a CDS encoding delta-60 repeat domain-containing protein, which produces MPLLLVLLLALSSSVFAQSSVENRSAFTTEPGVQGEVNAIAIQPDGKVIIGGRFNSVNGQPRGSLARLNPDGTLDMAFANSFEAGVNGQVFALALQADGSVIVGGTFTQANSFGTYNIARYKADGTVDQTFGAGNGVASPGTDGPVFALAIQPDGKVVLGGSFSLVLGQPRRSVARLNADGTLDAPVVSDPQAVSGTVKSVVLDTKNALVAGGRFSVQKQTAQNLLKTSPAGN; this is translated from the coding sequence ATGCCCCTGTTGCTCGTGCTCCTTCTGGCCCTGAGTTCCTCTGTTTTTGCCCAATCGAGCGTGGAGAATCGCTCGGCATTCACCACCGAGCCAGGGGTCCAAGGCGAGGTGAATGCCATCGCGATCCAGCCCGATGGCAAGGTCATCATTGGCGGCCGGTTCAACTCCGTCAACGGCCAGCCCCGCGGCAGCCTCGCCCGCCTGAACCCGGATGGAACTCTCGACATGGCTTTTGCCAACAGTTTTGAAGCTGGAGTGAATGGCCAGGTATTCGCTCTTGCTCTCCAGGCCGATGGCAGTGTGATCGTCGGCGGGACTTTCACCCAGGCGAACTCCTTTGGAACCTATAACATCGCACGGTACAAGGCAGATGGTACGGTGGACCAGACTTTCGGAGCGGGCAACGGCGTAGCCAGTCCCGGTACGGATGGCCCGGTCTTTGCGCTCGCCATTCAGCCCGACGGCAAGGTCGTCCTTGGTGGCAGTTTTAGCCTCGTACTCGGGCAGCCCCGGCGCAGCGTGGCGAGGTTGAATGCCGATGGCACACTCGACGCGCCCGTCGTTTCCGACCCGCAGGCCGTCTCCGGCACGGTCAAATCAGTCGTTCTTGATACCAAAAACGCACTGGTGGCGGGTGGTCGGTTCTCTGTCCAGAAGCAAACGGCGCAGAATTTGCTCAAGACCTCTCCCGCAGGGAATTAG
- a CDS encoding glycosidase, translating to MPVRRLLFTIKPDPARVLVRPFVPAGDSGGVPRVHKILSRILALSDTEVAAVLEEVYSDFGGRHIELRRILLEHFERVRQHLPTDRTPDEPRRQLIGAFFTSEYSLESAALFNPSVVPHPDQENVPAGAIRIILSLRATGEGHISSITFRSGLIHADGSVEIDPPSRFVTEPRPKTDAAFERTLFRRKLGELSLDNEFSRRVIDTLGEHFTLDQLHVAVRAGLREHPAPDAAAIGDRLIVLAKSNYEVFFDPKQNVSERIIFPFSPSQSNGIEDARFVHFVDDDGTSTYIATYTAYDGRVIFPQLMETRDFLHFNICTLNGPAIRNKGMALFPRRIGGYYCMLSRQDNENIHIMFSDHLHFWFESRVIMRPTEAWEFVQLGNCGSPIETEAGWIVLTHGVGPMRKYCISAILLDRDDPSRVIGRLREPLIKPSPEEREGYVPNVVYTCGAIIHQGQLVIPYAVSDSSTAFATVPLAILLNALCGNPA from the coding sequence ATCCCTGTCCGGAGGCTTCTTTTCACCATCAAACCCGACCCGGCGCGGGTACTGGTGAGGCCATTCGTTCCCGCCGGGGATTCCGGCGGTGTACCCCGTGTCCACAAGATCCTTTCACGCATCCTGGCGCTCAGCGACACCGAGGTGGCCGCGGTGCTGGAGGAGGTGTACTCCGACTTCGGCGGGCGGCATATCGAGCTTCGCCGCATCCTCCTGGAGCATTTTGAGAGAGTGCGGCAGCATCTGCCCACGGACCGGACGCCGGACGAGCCTCGCCGCCAGCTCATCGGGGCATTCTTCACCAGCGAATATTCCCTGGAGTCCGCCGCGCTCTTCAATCCCAGCGTCGTCCCGCATCCTGATCAGGAGAACGTGCCGGCAGGAGCCATCCGCATCATCCTCAGCCTGCGTGCCACCGGCGAAGGGCACATCTCGTCGATCACGTTCCGCTCCGGACTCATTCACGCCGATGGCTCGGTGGAAATCGACCCGCCGTCGCGCTTCGTCACCGAGCCCCGGCCCAAAACGGACGCGGCCTTTGAGCGTACCCTCTTCAGGCGAAAGCTCGGCGAACTCAGCCTCGACAATGAATTCTCCCGCAGGGTCATCGACACGCTGGGCGAGCACTTCACCCTGGATCAACTCCATGTCGCGGTACGAGCGGGCCTCCGTGAGCACCCGGCTCCCGACGCAGCCGCCATCGGGGATCGCCTCATCGTCCTGGCAAAATCAAACTATGAGGTATTCTTCGACCCGAAGCAAAACGTCTCTGAACGGATCATCTTTCCCTTTTCCCCCAGCCAGAGCAACGGTATCGAGGACGCCCGCTTCGTGCATTTCGTTGACGATGATGGGACCAGTACATACATCGCGACATATACCGCCTATGACGGGCGCGTGATCTTTCCCCAGCTCATGGAGACGCGCGATTTCCTCCACTTCAACATCTGTACGCTGAACGGCCCCGCGATCCGCAACAAGGGGATGGCGCTTTTCCCGCGCCGCATCGGAGGCTACTACTGCATGCTCTCCCGGCAGGACAACGAAAACATTCATATCATGTTCTCCGACCATCTGCATTTTTGGTTCGAGTCCCGCGTGATCATGCGTCCCACCGAGGCATGGGAATTTGTGCAACTCGGCAATTGCGGCTCGCCCATCGAGACAGAGGCGGGGTGGATTGTCCTTACCCATGGGGTGGGGCCGATGCGGAAGTATTGCATCTCCGCCATACTCCTGGATCGCGACGATCCCTCGCGAGTCATTGGCCGGCTGCGGGAACCGCTCATCAAACCCTCTCCCGAGGAACGCGAGGGCTACGTGCCCAATGTCGTCTACACCTGCGGAGCCATCATCCACCAGGGACAGCTTGTCATTCCCTACGCAGTATCCGATTCCTCCACAGCCTTCGCCACCGTCCCGCTCGCTATCCTGCTCAATGCCTTGTGCGGAAATCCGGCATGA
- a CDS encoding glycosyltransferase family 4 protein, producing MESLTPLRKVAFLGDYVPRQCGIATFTADIRKAVNLRYADLQCPVVAVTDRPEGYDYPPEVRFEIPERDLPAYRRAADFLNLGNADVVCVQHEFGIYGGVAGAHLLAAVSALRMPVVTTLHTVLREPNPEQRRVLSELARLSARLIVMSEHGAEFLKEIYRVPAEKIDVIPHGIPDVPFADPNYHKDQFGVEGRQVLLTFGLLSPNKGIENVLNALPEIVKEFPNVVYIVLGATHPNLVRDQGETYRLSLERLAQKNGVSRNVLFFNRFVGLDELTEFIGATDIYITPYLNEAQITSGTLAYSFGAGKAVISTPYWHARELLADGRGILVPFNNAPAIASAVRHLLTEETERHAMRKQAYKIGREMVWSNVARLYVDAFERARLEERHAPAAFTAPTLDRRRGELPAAKYTHLLRMTDGTGMFQHATFSVPNFQHGYCTDDNARALILMMLMDELGDVLPEAYRITGTYAAFLQEAFNPVTRRFRNFMAFNRVWLEEMGSEDSHGRALWALGTCVGRSRSHSLREWAAQLFEAAVGMAETFTSPRAWAFTILGLHEYLRTLSGDLMANRLRETLGERLLGLFQNVADEKWMWFEDIVTYDNARISHALILTGRWMEREDMLDAGLKTLGWLAEHQRGDGGCFRPIGSDGFWQRNGEPARFDQQPIEANAMLGACLEAHAATGDDKWQEEAMVAFDWFLGGNDLGLSLYDAQTGGCRDGLHLDRTNQNEGAESTLAFLLSLSEMRRAQNALATLH from the coding sequence ATGGAATCGCTAACACCACTGCGCAAGGTCGCGTTCCTGGGGGATTACGTACCCCGGCAATGCGGTATCGCCACATTCACCGCGGACATTCGCAAGGCGGTCAACCTGCGTTATGCCGATCTCCAATGCCCGGTAGTGGCGGTGACGGACCGGCCCGAAGGTTATGACTACCCTCCGGAGGTACGTTTCGAGATTCCCGAGCGCGATCTGCCTGCCTATCGCCGCGCGGCGGATTTTCTGAATCTCGGCAATGCCGATGTGGTGTGTGTGCAGCACGAGTTTGGCATCTATGGCGGCGTGGCTGGCGCGCATCTCCTCGCTGCGGTGAGCGCTCTGCGCATGCCCGTGGTGACCACTTTGCACACGGTGCTTCGCGAGCCGAATCCCGAGCAGCGCCGGGTCTTGAGTGAACTGGCCCGGCTTTCCGCCCGCCTCATTGTCATGAGCGAGCACGGTGCGGAATTTCTTAAGGAGATTTATCGCGTGCCGGCAGAAAAGATCGACGTCATCCCGCATGGCATTCCCGATGTTCCCTTCGCTGATCCGAATTACCACAAGGACCAGTTTGGCGTCGAGGGACGGCAGGTTTTGCTCACCTTTGGCCTGCTCTCGCCCAACAAAGGAATCGAGAACGTGCTCAACGCCCTGCCGGAAATCGTAAAGGAGTTTCCCAATGTCGTATACATCGTGCTGGGGGCGACGCATCCGAACCTCGTACGGGACCAGGGCGAGACCTATCGCCTGAGCCTGGAGCGATTGGCGCAGAAGAATGGAGTGAGCAGAAACGTGCTCTTTTTCAATCGGTTCGTCGGGCTGGACGAGCTGACGGAATTCATTGGCGCCACAGACATCTACATCACCCCGTATCTCAACGAGGCGCAGATCACGAGCGGTACGCTCGCCTACAGCTTCGGCGCGGGGAAGGCCGTCATCTCAACGCCCTACTGGCATGCGCGGGAGCTGCTGGCGGATGGTCGTGGCATCCTCGTCCCTTTCAACAATGCTCCCGCGATCGCCTCCGCCGTCCGTCACTTGCTGACCGAGGAAACGGAGCGCCACGCCATGCGCAAGCAGGCCTACAAGATTGGGCGCGAAATGGTATGGTCCAATGTGGCGCGCCTTTACGTGGACGCCTTTGAGCGGGCGCGGCTCGAGGAACGCCACGCGCCGGCGGCGTTCACGGCTCCCACCCTGGACCGACGCCGGGGGGAACTGCCCGCCGCAAAGTACACCCACCTGCTGCGCATGACCGATGGCACCGGCATGTTTCAGCACGCCACCTTCAGCGTGCCGAATTTCCAGCACGGCTACTGCACCGACGACAACGCCCGCGCGCTCATCCTGATGATGCTGATGGACGAGCTTGGCGACGTATTGCCTGAGGCCTACCGGATCACCGGCACCTATGCCGCCTTCCTCCAGGAAGCATTCAACCCGGTGACGCGGCGGTTTCGCAATTTCATGGCCTTCAACCGCGTCTGGCTCGAGGAGATGGGCTCGGAGGATAGCCACGGCAGGGCACTCTGGGCGCTCGGCACCTGCGTCGGACGATCTCGCAGCCACAGCCTGCGCGAGTGGGCGGCGCAATTGTTCGAGGCGGCGGTCGGCATGGCGGAGACGTTCACCTCTCCGCGCGCCTGGGCGTTCACGATTCTCGGGCTTCACGAGTACCTGCGTACGCTCAGCGGAGACCTCATGGCCAACCGGCTACGCGAAACGCTGGGCGAGAGGCTGCTCGGACTCTTCCAAAATGTGGCCGATGAAAAGTGGATGTGGTTTGAGGATATCGTCACCTACGACAACGCGCGCATCTCGCATGCCCTCATCCTGACGGGGCGCTGGATGGAGCGCGAGGACATGCTGGATGCAGGACTCAAGACACTGGGCTGGCTGGCAGAACATCAGCGCGGTGATGGCGGCTGCTTCCGACCGATCGGGTCCGACGGCTTCTGGCAGCGCAACGGCGAGCCCGCCCGTTTTGACCAGCAGCCCATCGAGGCAAATGCCATGCTGGGAGCCTGTCTGGAGGCTCACGCCGCCACGGGGGACGATAAATGGCAGGAAGAGGCGATGGTTGCCTTCGACTGGTTCCTCGGCGGGAACGACCTCGGCCTGTCCCTTTACGATGCCCAGACCGGCGGCTGTCGTGATGGCCTGCACCTGGATCGCACAAATCAGAATGAGGGAGCCGAGTCCACGCTTGCCTTCCTGCTGTCGCTATCTGAAATGCGCCGGGCGCAAAACGCTCTCGCCACCCTGCACTAG
- a CDS encoding transglutaminase-like domain-containing protein — MNRETLPERPPLDLTVRVGCKVDYETTVDTPVLVVFKPRQDEFQSIRQESMRFDPELPATEFEDDHQNIVYRLTLRPGLNTIQYDAIVKVPGLSEDFYWLDEPVPPYLLPASVLRYTLPSRYCDSDKLLDFAWDHFGHMDNGLPRVLGICQWLHDHIEYRTFSGDSSLSAFGVIQRGYGVCRDLAHAAVALCRTFNLPARYVSGFVPDIGFPDPGTPNDFHAYCEVFLGGRWQIFDARYNTPRIGRIRIASGYDAVNCAFTTLYGQADLKQFDVWAYQVDPAEVRTGDPVDLSKRLCGTANVIRPQH; from the coding sequence ATGAACAGGGAAACATTGCCCGAGCGTCCGCCGCTTGATCTTACCGTTCGCGTCGGATGCAAGGTGGATTACGAAACAACGGTCGATACTCCCGTGCTGGTGGTTTTCAAGCCGAGGCAGGATGAGTTTCAGTCAATTCGCCAGGAGAGCATGCGCTTCGACCCGGAGCTTCCCGCCACCGAGTTTGAGGACGATCATCAGAATATCGTTTACCGGCTCACCTTGCGGCCGGGACTCAATACCATCCAGTACGACGCGATCGTGAAGGTGCCGGGGCTTTCCGAGGACTTCTACTGGCTGGACGAGCCGGTACCGCCTTATCTGCTGCCCGCCTCCGTCCTCCGCTACACTCTGCCATCGCGATACTGCGACTCCGACAAGCTGCTCGATTTTGCCTGGGATCACTTCGGTCACATGGATAACGGTCTACCCCGTGTGCTCGGGATCTGCCAATGGCTGCATGATCACATCGAATATCGCACCTTTTCCGGGGACTCCAGCTTGTCTGCCTTTGGTGTCATCCAGCGCGGATATGGCGTCTGCAGGGATCTGGCCCATGCCGCTGTCGCCCTGTGCCGCACCTTCAATCTCCCGGCACGCTATGTCAGCGGGTTCGTGCCGGACATTGGCTTCCCGGACCCGGGGACTCCGAACGACTTTCACGCGTATTGCGAGGTTTTCCTCGGTGGGCGCTGGCAGATCTTCGACGCACGGTACAATACGCCGCGCATCGGTCGCATCCGGATCGCGTCGGGCTACGATGCGGTGAATTGTGCATTTACCACCCTGTATGGACAGGCTGACCTCAAGCAGTTCGACGTGTGGGCGTATCAGGTCGATCCTGCCGAGGTCCGCACCGGAGACCCGGTCGATCTCTCCAAGCGGCTCTGCGGCACAGCCAATGTCATTCGTCCACAGCACTAG